A DNA window from Ipomoea triloba cultivar NCNSP0323 chromosome 10, ASM357664v1 contains the following coding sequences:
- the LOC116033248 gene encoding G2/mitotic-specific cyclin S13-7-like: MESKAAVKDQPLRGGRNRWALEDIGNLVIAPVVDSKPQRHISCRPITRRFAAQLLAKAQAAVDENNKALAQVVNGIVAGKNCVGTKAVVASAEKKVTLKEKTKTGKVISPNAKAVVMKKSPLCGRKTKMTGKSYTSVLTARSKAACGIGYKLKEKIVDIDSEDADNELAAMEYAEDIYKFYKLTEADARVNDYMGSQPEISSKNRAILIDWLIEVHKKFKLMPESLYLSINIMDRFLSTKTVPIRDLQLVGISSMLIACKYEEIWAPQVSDFVDVCGNAYAREQILATEKSIMGTLEWYFTTPTIYVFLVRFIKASIPADKEIENMAFFLAELGLLNYSTVIHYCPSKIAASAVYAARCTLSITPPWTATLKHYTGYHENQITDCAKHLAGLHSSLAESELEAVCRKYSSPERCAVALFSPAASLLPATAAPSLSSSLISLILSRKCKIPVQYVPCVEGIFAFQLPQIPRMDDTPTMNNLEPDGSFKQIYKI; encoded by the exons ATGGAGTCTAAAGCAGCTGTCAAAGACCAACCTTTGAGAG GGGGGAGAAATAGATGGGCACTTGAAGATATTGGAAATCTTGTGATTGCTCCTGTTGTTGATAGTAAACCGCAGAGACATATCTCTTGTCGCCCCATCACAAGAAGGTTTGCGGCACAGTTATTGGCTAAGGCACAAGCTGCTGTTGACGAAAACAAT AAGGCACTTGCACAAGTTGTCAATGGAATTGTTGCGGGGAAAAATTGTGTGGGAACAAAAGCAGTAGTAGCTAGTGCTGAGAAGAAAGTAACTCtgaaagaaaagacaaaaacgGGTAAGGTCATAAGCCCCAATGCCAAAGCTGTTGTTATGAAGAAAAGCCCCTTGTGTGGGAGGAAAACGAAAATGACTGGAAAGTCATACACTTCTGTCCTAACTGCTCGAAGCAAG GCTGCTTGTGGAATTGGTTACAAACTGAAGGAGAAGATTGTGGATATTGACTCAGAAGATGCTGATAACGAACTGGCTGCCATGGAGTATGCGGAAGATATCTATAAGTTCTACAAGCTCACAGAG GCCGATGCTCGAGTGAATGACTATATGGGCTCTCAGCCTGAGATCAGTTCTAAGAACAGGGCAATTCTAATAGACTGGCTAATTGAAGTTCATAAGAAGTTTAAGCTCATGCCCGAGAGCCTCTACCTGAGTATCAATATCATGGATCGATTTCTCTCGACCAAGACTGTTCCTATCAGGGACCTCCAGTTGGTTGGTATCAGCTCTATGCTCATTGCCTGCAAGTACGAGGAAATATGGGCACCGCAg GTCAGTGACTTCGTGGATGTATGTGGCAATGCTTATGCGAGGGAGCAGATACTCGCGACGGAGAAATCCATTATGGGGACACTCGAATGGTACTTCACAACTCCTACGATATATGTCTTTCTGGTGCGGTTCATTAAAGCTTCAATTCCAGCAGATAAAGAG ATTGAGAACATGGCTTTCTTCCTTGCTGAACTTGGTCTGCTGAACTACTCAACCGTCATACACTACTGTCCATCAAAAATCGCTGCATCTGCTGTCTACGCTGCTCGTTGCACTCTCAGCATCACGCCTCCATGGACTGCTACTCTAAAGCACTACACTGGCTACCACGAAAACCAGATAAC TGATTGCGCAAAACATTTGGCTGGCTTACACTCAAGTTTGGCAGAGAGCGAGCTCGAGGCAGTTTGCAGGAAATACTCGAGTCCAGAAAGGTGTGCTGTAGCTCTCTTCTCACCAGCTGCAAGTCTTCTACCTGCTACTGCTGCaccatcattatcatcatctttaatttctttgattttgtcTAGAAA GTGTAAAATACCAGTTCAGTACGTACCATGTGTAGAAGGAATATTTGCTTTTCAACTTCCTCAGATACCACGAATGGATGACACTCCAACAATGAATAACCTGGAACCTGATGGGTCATTCAAGCAGATATATAAGATCTGA